The Starkeya sp. ORNL1 DNA window GCGCGTAGCTGAAGGTGGCCATCAGCAAGGCGGCGACGAACAGCACGATGGGGAAATGGACCATGAACTGGATCGAGGTATAGCCGATCAGGTCCTTCGCCTTCAGGCCCAATATGCCGAGCAGCGGCAGCATCCAGAACGGGTTGATGAAGTTCGGCAAGGTCTCGGCGATGTTGTAGACCATCACGGTCCAGCCGAGATGCGCGCCCACTTCATTGGCCGCCGTCATCACATAGGGCGCCTCGACGATCCATTTGCCGCCGGCAGAGGGGATGAAGAGGCCGAGGATGGCGGAATAGATGCCGACCAGGAACGAGAACGAGGTTGGGTTGGCGGATGCCCCGACGAACCAGCCGGCGATGGTGTGCGACAGCGACACACCCTGCCCGTCCGGGGCATGGGTGAGTATCTGCGAAATGCCGGCATAGAACGGGAATTGCAGCATCACCCCGGCGACGCACGGCATCGCTTTGGAGAACGCCGTGAGCAGGCTGCGCGGCCGCCAGTGCAGCAGGATGCCGAGGAACAGGAAGACGAAATTATAGATGTTCAGCCCGGACAGCGTGATCAGCGGATTGCCGGACTGGAACGCGTACCACAGCCAGCCGGACGCCAGCAGCACGACCAGGATGGTCAGGATCGGGCTGAATTCCAGGAAGTCTCCCGGCCGGCGCGGCGGTTCGCTCACGGGGCTGTGGTCGTCGAGCGAGACGCCAAGCTCCGCGGCGGTCTTCTCGTTGCCGGGCGGCGGCGCGGTGAAGCGGCAGATGGTGGCGGAGATCAGCATCACCAGCGCGATGACCACGCCATTCTGCCAGGTGAGGATGGTCTGCGAGAATCCGATGACGCCGGTGATCGGCATGAGGGACTGCGGGATGCTCGCCGCGTTGGCCTGGAGCTGGGCCGCGGAAGACGTGATGCCGAGGGTGAAGCCGCAGCCGAGGCCGAGATAGCCGGCCGCGCCCGCGGCGCGGTAGTCGAGCCGCAGATCGGTACGGCGTGCGATGGCGCGCACCAGCAGGCCGGAGAAGATCAGGCTGAGGCCCCAGTTCAGCAGCGAGACTACAATGCTGAGCATGCCGACGAACACGATGGCGCCTCGCGCCGTCTTCGGCACGGAGGCCAGCCGGTGCAGCAGGGCGGCCACCGGCGGCGAGACCGCGACCACGTAGCCGCCAATGGCGACGAACGCCATCTGCATGGTGAAGGGAATGAGGTTCCAGAAGCCGTCGCCGAAGGCACGGCTGACGGTGAGCGGCGATGCCCCGTGCAGCATCGCGCCCGCCGCCACCGCGACCACCGCGATGAGGACGAACACATAGGCATCCGGGAACCAGCGTTCGCCGAAGCCGACGAAGCCATGCGCATATCCGCGCAGCGTGTTGCCGGCCGCAGCGCGCTCCGGAATGCGCTTCTGTTCGTTCATGTGCGGAACCGACTCATCTGGAATTGACCCGAGCTTACGTGTAGCAACACCAATATAAAACACGCTATGGTCGCAGTAATATTCGCCTTCTCTTGCCGGACAACAGCCATGATGCTCGGGAGGAACAGCCGTGCCGCGAGACGCTGACACCGGCCCGTCGGAAACCCAACTTGCTGATTCCGTTGCCGGATTTGCCTGGGATGGCAACACGCTCGAACCGGGCATCGCCCTGGCGATGTCGGGCGGCGGCTTCCGCGCCATGCTGTTTCATGCCGGCGCGCTGATGCGGCTCAACGAGCTTGGCCTGCTGTCGAAACTGAAACGGATCTCCAGCGTGTCCGGCGGCTCCATCGCTTCCGGATATCTGGCCACGGTCTGGCCCCGGCTCGGCAGTCCTGGTCCCGATGGCGTATTCGCGGACTTCAAGAGCATTTATGTCGAGCCGGTCCTGGGCTTTTCGCGGCGCAATCTCGACGTGAAGACCGCGCTCACCGGCCTGCTGCCCGGATTCTCGGCGGCCGCCCAATTGGCGAAGAGCTACGAGAACTACTTGTTCGATACACGGACGCTGCAGGACATTCCGGACAATCCGCGCTTCGTGTTCTGTGCGACCAATCTGCAGAGCGGCGTGCTGTTCCGCTTCTCCAAACCCTATGCCGGCGACTATGTGATCGGCCGGCTCGACCAGCCGAAGATCCGGCTCTCGCAGGCGGTCGCGGCCTCGTCGGCGTTTCCACCCGTGCTCTCGCCAATGGAACTGACGCTGCCGGCGGGCAGCTTCACCGACTGGCCGACGCAATCCGGCACGCAATCGGTGCCGCCAGCTGAACTTGCCAAGATGCGCGAGCGGGTCGTGCTGACCGACGGCGGCGTCTACGACAATCACGGGCTGGAACCGGTGGTCAAACGCTACATGACGGTGCTGGTCAGCGATGGCGGCGCGCCGTTCGGGCGAGGCTCCGAGATCGGGTTCGACTGGGTACGCCAGCTCAAGCGCATACTGGACGTGACCGACAACCAGGTTCGTGCGCTGCGGCGGCGCAATCTTATCGATCGGTTCTCCGCCGGCAAGGCGGCCTTTGACGGCGGCACGCTCAGCGCCACCCAGACCGACCCGGTCAAACGGCTTGGTGCCTATTGGGGCATCGACACCGATGTCGCCAGGTTCACGCTTCCGGATGCCTTGCCCTGCAATGGCCCGCTCACCGACCGCCTCGCCCGCACCTCGACGCGGCTCGCCGATCTCGGCGACACGGTCTCGAAGCAGCTTGTCAATTGGGGCTATGCGATCTGCGACCGCAGCGTGCGAACCCACTATCGCGGCGCGGCTCCACTCGCCGGCACCCCGCCGGCATGGCCCTATCCAGGCTCCCCGTTGTAAGCGTCTACTTCGCGCTCGAGCGGCGGGTGGCGAGGACGTTGCGGATCGAGAAGCTGGAGTGGATCCGCGACACGCCCGGCAGCGTGGACAGGATCTCGGTGTGGATGCGCTCGAATTCGGCGGCGCTGTCGACTTCCACGCGCAGCAGATAATCCGAGCCGCCGGTCATCAGATAGCATTCCCGGATCTCCGGATGCCGGCGCACCGCGGTCTCGAAGCGGGTGAGGTAGTCCTCGGTCTGCCGGTCGAGGGTGATGTTGATGATCACCGCCATGGCGGCTTCCCGCGACGAGTGGTCGACGAGCGCGGTGTAGCCGCGGATCACGCCGTCATGTTCGAGCACGCGGATCCGCCGCAGGCAGGCGGACGGCGACAGCCCGACCTCCTCCGCGAGCTTGATATTGCTCATCCGCGCATTGAGCCGCAGCAGGCGGATGATGTTGCGGTCGATCGCATCCAGGCCGGCCATGAAACATCCTTCGATTCCTCGGCCGATCCTTGCACATTTTGCTCCCTGATGAAATTTCCGCGCGCTGATCGCCGAGTTCTTGCGCGATCGTTGCGCTAGGCTTGGCACCATCTTCGCGAGGTGGCGCATGTACGGGGAAATTTCCGAACCATTGGCGGCTGACACCGCTTCGGGCGTGCTGACGATCGACCTGTCCGCTTTGGTGCGGAACTATCGCACCCTCCAGCAGCGCCTGGTGCCAACGGTGGCGGCAGCCGTGGTGAAGGCGGATGCCTATGGCCTCGGCGCGGCGCAGGTGGTGCCGGCGCTCCAGGCGGCCGGCTGCCGCGACTTCTTCGTCGCCCATCTCGGCGAGGCCTTGAAGCTGCGGCCGGTGCTCGCCGCCGACGCCCGGCTGTTCGTGCTGAACGGCCTGCTGCCGGGTGCCGAGCGGCAGTGTGCCGACACCGGCATCATTCCCGTGCTCAACTCGCTCGACCAGGTGACGAACTGGGCGTCCGTGGCGCGGGCCCGCGGCGCGGAGCTGCCCGCCGTTCTCCAGTTCGACACCGGCATGTCGCGCTTCGGCCTGTCGGCCAGCGACGTGCAGGAACTTGCGCTCTATCCCTCGCGGCTGCGCGGCGTGCGCGTGCTGTTCCTGATGAGCCATCTGGCATCGGCGGACGAGCCCGGCGATCCGCAGAACGCCGATCAGCTTGCCAGCTTGCACCGCTTCGCCTCGGCGTTCCCGGAAGCGGAGCTGTGCTTCGCCAATTCCGGCGGCATCTTTCTCGATGCCGCCTATCACGGCGCGATGGCCCGTCCGGGGATCGCGCTCTATGGCGGCGCACCGACCGTCGGCGCGCGCAATGCGCTTTCGCCGGTGGTGCGGCTCGACGTCCGCGTCATCCAGACCCGCACGGTCCCGGCCGGCGCGCGCGTCGGCTACGGCGGCGCCTGCGTCACGTCGCGGGAGACGAGGCTCGCGACCATTGCCGCCGGCTATGCCGACGGGCTTCCCCGCCATCTCGGCGACAAGGGCGCCGCCTATTTCGGCGAGGTGCGCCTGCCGATCGTCGGACGGGTGTCGATGGACAGCATCACCCTCGACATCTCTGCACTGCCGCCGGGCGAGTTGAAGCTCGGCGATCTCGTCGAGATGATCGGCCCGCACCAGACGCTCGAAGACATTGCGAGTGCAGCCGGCACGATCTCCTACGAGATTCTCACCAGACTTGGTCACCGCTACCATCGCGCATACCGTTGAGCCGACCCCAAGGCGCCGCGAAGCCGAGCCGAACCAGAGGCAACCATGAAGATCGTCATTCTCGGCGCGGGCGTCATCGGCGTGACCTCCGCCTATTACCTCGCCAAGGCGGGGCACCAGGTGACCGTGCTGGATCGCCAGACCGGTCCCGCGCTGGAGACCAGCTTCGCCAATGCCGGCGAGGTGTCCCCCGGCTATGCCTCGCCCTGGGCCGCGCCCGGCATTCCGCAGAAGGCGATCAAATGGCTGTTCATGAAGCATGCGCCGCTGGTCATCCGGCCGATGCTGGATGCCGCCACCTGGCGCTGGATGGCGGGCATGCTGCGCAACTGCACCGCCGCCCGCTATGCGGTGAACAAGGGACGGATGGTGCGCCTCGCCGAATACAGCCGC harbors:
- the alr gene encoding alanine racemase, translating into MYGEISEPLAADTASGVLTIDLSALVRNYRTLQQRLVPTVAAAVVKADAYGLGAAQVVPALQAAGCRDFFVAHLGEALKLRPVLAADARLFVLNGLLPGAERQCADTGIIPVLNSLDQVTNWASVARARGAELPAVLQFDTGMSRFGLSASDVQELALYPSRLRGVRVLFLMSHLASADEPGDPQNADQLASLHRFASAFPEAELCFANSGGIFLDAAYHGAMARPGIALYGGAPTVGARNALSPVVRLDVRVIQTRTVPAGARVGYGGACVTSRETRLATIAAGYADGLPRHLGDKGAAYFGEVRLPIVGRVSMDSITLDISALPPGELKLGDLVEMIGPHQTLEDIASAAGTISYEILTRLGHRYHRAYR
- a CDS encoding TIGR00366 family protein; the encoded protein is MNEQKRIPERAAAGNTLRGYAHGFVGFGERWFPDAYVFVLIAVVAVAAGAMLHGASPLTVSRAFGDGFWNLIPFTMQMAFVAIGGYVVAVSPPVAALLHRLASVPKTARGAIVFVGMLSIVVSLLNWGLSLIFSGLLVRAIARRTDLRLDYRAAGAAGYLGLGCGFTLGITSSAAQLQANAASIPQSLMPITGVIGFSQTILTWQNGVVIALVMLISATICRFTAPPPGNEKTAAELGVSLDDHSPVSEPPRRPGDFLEFSPILTILVVLLASGWLWYAFQSGNPLITLSGLNIYNFVFLFLGILLHWRPRSLLTAFSKAMPCVAGVMLQFPFYAGISQILTHAPDGQGVSLSHTIAGWFVGASANPTSFSFLVGIYSAILGLFIPSAGGKWIVEAPYVMTAANEVGAHLGWTVMVYNIAETLPNFINPFWMLPLLGILGLKAKDLIGYTSIQFMVHFPIVLFVAALLMATFSYAPPMQP
- a CDS encoding patatin-like phospholipase family protein — its product is MPRDADTGPSETQLADSVAGFAWDGNTLEPGIALAMSGGGFRAMLFHAGALMRLNELGLLSKLKRISSVSGGSIASGYLATVWPRLGSPGPDGVFADFKSIYVEPVLGFSRRNLDVKTALTGLLPGFSAAAQLAKSYENYLFDTRTLQDIPDNPRFVFCATNLQSGVLFRFSKPYAGDYVIGRLDQPKIRLSQAVAASSAFPPVLSPMELTLPAGSFTDWPTQSGTQSVPPAELAKMRERVVLTDGGVYDNHGLEPVVKRYMTVLVSDGGAPFGRGSEIGFDWVRQLKRILDVTDNQVRALRRRNLIDRFSAGKAAFDGGTLSATQTDPVKRLGAYWGIDTDVARFTLPDALPCNGPLTDRLARTSTRLADLGDTVSKQLVNWGYAICDRSVRTHYRGAAPLAGTPPAWPYPGSPL
- a CDS encoding Lrp/AsnC family transcriptional regulator; its protein translation is MAGLDAIDRNIIRLLRLNARMSNIKLAEEVGLSPSACLRRIRVLEHDGVIRGYTALVDHSSREAAMAVIINITLDRQTEDYLTRFETAVRRHPEIRECYLMTGGSDYLLRVEVDSAAEFERIHTEILSTLPGVSRIHSSFSIRNVLATRRSSAK